The Microbacterium sp. LWH7-1.2 genome window below encodes:
- a CDS encoding ABC transporter ATP-binding protein: MPQVLEFSDVVVRRNTRNIVDHLDWTINDDERWVVLGPNGAGKTTVLQMADTLLHPTSGVVTILGERLGRTDVFDLRPRIGFASSAMARRVPPEETVLNVVLTAAYSVLGRWREDYEDIDERRALRVLAEWKLDHLADRTFGTLSDGEQKRVQIARAVMTDPELLLLDEPTASLDLGAREELLILLGGYAQAPTTPAMIMVTHHVEEIPIGFTHVLLLRDGQAVAAGPIRETLTAEALTDTFGVPIRLNEEGGRYAARAEH, encoded by the coding sequence ATGCCCCAGGTGCTCGAGTTCTCCGACGTCGTCGTCCGCCGAAACACCCGGAACATCGTCGACCACCTGGACTGGACCATCAACGACGACGAGCGCTGGGTGGTCCTCGGACCCAACGGCGCCGGCAAGACCACCGTGCTCCAGATGGCCGACACGCTGCTGCACCCCACGTCGGGCGTCGTGACCATCCTCGGGGAGCGCCTCGGACGCACGGACGTCTTCGACCTGCGGCCCCGGATCGGGTTCGCCTCCTCGGCGATGGCGCGTCGCGTGCCGCCGGAGGAGACCGTCCTCAACGTCGTCCTGACCGCGGCGTACTCGGTGCTCGGCCGCTGGCGCGAGGACTATGAGGACATCGACGAGCGCCGCGCACTGCGCGTGCTGGCGGAGTGGAAGCTCGACCACCTCGCCGACCGCACGTTCGGCACCCTCAGCGACGGCGAGCAGAAGCGCGTCCAGATCGCCCGTGCCGTGATGACCGACCCCGAGCTGCTGCTCCTCGACGAGCCGACCGCCAGTCTCGACCTCGGCGCCCGCGAAGAGCTCCTCATCCTGCTGGGCGGCTACGCCCAGGCGCCCACGACACCGGCGATGATCATGGTCACGCACCACGTCGAAGAGATCCCCATCGGATTCACCCACGTGCTGCTGCTTCGCGACGGCCAGGCGGTGGCGGCAGGTCCCATCCGCGAGACCCTGACCGCCGAGGCCCTGACCGACACGTTCGGCGTTCCGATCCGCCTCAACGAAGAGGGCGGTCGATACGCCGCCCGCGCCGAGCACTGA
- a CDS encoding glucose-1-phosphate adenylyltransferase, producing MPAAPKVFGIILAGGEGKRLMPLTADRAKPAVPFGGQYRLIDFAISNLINSGLRQIVVLTQYKSHSLDRHISQTWRMSALLDSYVASVPAQQRLGKRWFSGSADAILQSLNLINDEQPDIVVVIGADHVYRMDFRQMLAAHIESGARATVAGIRQPISLANQFGVIDVDPDDPMRIREFLEKPQNAIGLADAPDQVLASMGNYIFDTDALIEAVESDGELPTSNHDMGGDIVPYFVDRGEAGVYDMNRNDVPGSTDRDRYYWRDVGTIDSFFDAHRDLISTLPVFNLYNMDWPIHSQAVNSPPAKFVRDSVGRIGNAIDSIVSLGSVLSGTHLERSVVGPWTLAGGGSTITDSVLFDHVQVGAGARVHRAILDKNVVLEDGATVGVDRDKDLARGFTITDTGITVVGKGFRVER from the coding sequence ATGCCAGCAGCCCCCAAGGTCTTCGGAATCATCCTCGCCGGCGGCGAAGGGAAGCGGCTGATGCCGTTGACCGCGGATCGCGCCAAGCCCGCCGTCCCGTTCGGCGGGCAGTACCGACTCATCGACTTCGCGATTTCGAACCTGATCAACTCGGGCCTCAGGCAGATCGTGGTGCTGACGCAGTACAAGTCCCACAGCCTCGACCGCCACATCTCGCAGACCTGGCGCATGTCGGCTCTGCTGGACTCCTATGTCGCGTCGGTTCCCGCGCAGCAGCGCCTCGGCAAGCGGTGGTTCTCCGGATCGGCGGACGCGATCCTGCAGAGCCTCAACCTCATCAACGACGAGCAGCCCGACATCGTCGTCGTGATCGGCGCAGACCACGTCTACCGGATGGACTTCCGGCAGATGCTCGCCGCCCACATCGAATCGGGCGCGCGGGCCACGGTCGCCGGCATCCGTCAGCCGATCTCCCTGGCGAACCAGTTCGGCGTGATCGACGTCGACCCCGACGACCCGATGCGCATCCGCGAGTTCCTGGAGAAGCCGCAGAACGCGATCGGTCTGGCCGATGCGCCCGACCAGGTGCTCGCCTCCATGGGCAACTACATCTTCGACACCGACGCGCTCATCGAGGCCGTCGAGTCCGACGGCGAGCTGCCGACGTCCAACCACGACATGGGCGGCGACATCGTCCCCTACTTCGTGGATCGCGGCGAGGCCGGCGTCTACGACATGAACCGCAACGACGTGCCGGGTTCGACCGACCGCGACCGTTACTACTGGCGCGACGTGGGAACCATCGACTCGTTCTTCGACGCGCACCGCGACCTGATCTCGACGCTGCCGGTGTTCAACCTGTACAACATGGACTGGCCGATCCACTCGCAGGCGGTCAACTCCCCGCCCGCGAAGTTCGTGCGCGATTCGGTCGGCCGCATCGGCAACGCGATCGACTCGATCGTGTCGCTCGGCTCGGTGCTCTCCGGCACGCATCTCGAGCGCAGCGTGGTGGGCCCCTGGACGCTGGCCGGCGGCGGATCGACGATCACCGACTCGGTGCTGTTCGACCACGTGCAGGTCGGCGCTGGCGCGCGCGTGCACCGCGCGATCCTCGACAAGAACGTCGTCCTCGAGGACGGCGCCACGGTCGGCGTCGACCGTGACAAGGACCTCGCGCGCGGCTTCACGATCACCGACACCGGCATCACCGTCGTCGGCAAGGGGTTCCGCGTCGAGCGCTGA
- a CDS encoding DMT family transporter: protein MTASSTSLPVIAPGAAFGRSARMRTSGLVMGVASALAFSSSGPFIKPLLEAGWSLGAALLVRMGVAGLVLSPALFLAMKRQRGFLKRHWRLIVGFGLMPVLGCQLFFFSAMQRMPVAVALLIQYLAPVMLVAAVWARTRRAPSALVLWGSAVAMVGLVLVVDISGASFDLIGTLLALAAAVCVCAYFVISERTGDDLPPLALAASGLLTGAVVMGVLCLAGFLPFQAPAVDVVLAGVTVPWWMPLGWVAAIATTLGYALGVMAVPRIGSRVASFVGLSEVLFALMFAWIFLAEVPAPIQFAGGALILVGVVLVRADASSTGNPKGPAAMSPAAPAP from the coding sequence ATGACCGCCTCGAGCACGTCCCTGCCCGTCATCGCTCCCGGCGCGGCCTTCGGCAGGAGCGCGCGAATGCGCACGAGCGGGCTTGTGATGGGCGTGGCGTCGGCGCTGGCGTTCTCGTCGAGCGGACCGTTCATCAAGCCACTCCTCGAGGCAGGATGGTCGCTCGGTGCCGCCCTGCTCGTGCGCATGGGGGTCGCGGGCCTGGTGCTCTCGCCGGCGCTGTTCCTGGCGATGAAGCGGCAGCGGGGCTTCCTGAAGCGGCACTGGCGGCTCATCGTCGGCTTCGGCCTGATGCCGGTGCTCGGCTGCCAGCTCTTCTTCTTCTCGGCGATGCAGCGGATGCCGGTGGCTGTTGCCCTGCTGATCCAATACCTCGCGCCGGTCATGCTCGTGGCGGCGGTGTGGGCGCGCACGCGCAGAGCGCCGTCGGCGCTCGTGCTGTGGGGGTCCGCGGTCGCGATGGTCGGCCTGGTGCTGGTCGTCGACATCTCGGGCGCCTCGTTCGACCTGATCGGAACGCTGCTCGCGCTCGCCGCGGCCGTGTGCGTCTGCGCCTACTTCGTGATCTCGGAGCGGACAGGCGACGACCTGCCGCCGCTCGCGCTGGCCGCGAGCGGACTGCTGACGGGTGCGGTGGTCATGGGTGTGCTGTGCCTCGCGGGGTTCCTGCCGTTCCAGGCTCCGGCGGTCGACGTGGTTCTCGCCGGAGTGACGGTCCCGTGGTGGATGCCCCTCGGCTGGGTCGCCGCGATCGCGACGACGCTCGGCTACGCGCTGGGCGTGATGGCGGTGCCGCGCATCGGCTCGCGCGTGGCGTCGTTCGTCGGGCTGTCGGAGGTGCTCTTCGCGCTCATGTTCGCCTGGATCTTCCTCGCCGAGGTGCCCGCGCCCATCCAGTTCGCCGGCGGCGCGCTGATCCTGGTCGGCGTGGTGCTGGTGCGCGCGGACGCGTCGTCGACCGGAAACCCGAAAGGCCCGGCGGCTATGAGTCCCGCCGCGCCAGCTCCATGA
- a CDS encoding CGNR zinc finger domain-containing protein, translated as MIFIHDTEQNLRAASYLVNTMPGFDGEDTLVTLEDFEDYLRVNPYTGTIRRDETELAAIRAVRPRLRHLWEVDREGAVPLVNEMLRDGQALPRLVIHDDFDWHIHATSDDAPLATRILVEAALAFVDVIRADEYGRVRVCAADDCDGVYVDFSKNGSKRYCDTGNCGNRMNVNAYRRRKARETA; from the coding sequence GTGATTTTCATTCATGACACGGAGCAGAATCTGCGCGCCGCGTCGTACCTCGTCAACACGATGCCCGGCTTCGACGGCGAGGACACCCTGGTGACGCTCGAGGACTTCGAGGACTACCTCAGGGTCAACCCCTATACGGGCACGATCCGCCGCGACGAAACCGAGCTGGCAGCCATCCGCGCCGTCCGCCCGCGGCTGCGTCACCTGTGGGAGGTCGACCGGGAGGGCGCCGTCCCGCTGGTGAACGAGATGCTCCGAGACGGGCAGGCGCTCCCCCGCCTCGTGATCCACGACGACTTCGACTGGCACATCCACGCCACGAGCGACGACGCGCCGCTGGCGACGCGCATCCTGGTCGAGGCGGCGCTGGCGTTCGTGGACGTCATCCGCGCCGACGAGTACGGCAGGGTGCGCGTCTGCGCGGCCGACGACTGCGACGGGGTGTACGTCGACTTCTCGAAGAACGGCTCCAAGCGCTACTGCGACACCGGCAACTGCGGCAACCGCATGAACGTCAACGCGTATCGGCGTCGGAAGGCGCGAGAAACCGCGTGA
- the glgA gene encoding glycogen synthase gives MRVDIVTKEYPPEIYGGAGVHVTELVKALRASIDVRVRAFGAQRDEEGTTSYSVPAELSSANAAVQTLGTDLEIVTDVAGADVVHSHTWYANFAGHLASLLHGIPHIVTAHSLEPLRPWKAEQLGGGYAVSSWIEKSAYESAAAIVAVSNGMREDILRSYPSLDPERVRVIYNGIDVEAWHPVEDLALLAELGIDPAKPSVVFVGRITRQKGLPYFLRAAERLPADVQVILAAGAPDTPQIMAEVEGLVRGLQATREGVVWLDRMLSRHELCTILSAATTFVCPSVYEPLGIVNLEAMACGAAVVGTATGGIPEVVVDGVTGRLVPIDQVQDGTGTPTDPEQYVADLARVLTEVVSDPERAREYGAAGRRRATEDFSWQRIGDQTAELYAEVAGGGR, from the coding sequence ATGCGCGTCGACATCGTGACCAAGGAGTACCCGCCCGAGATCTATGGTGGCGCCGGCGTCCATGTGACGGAGCTCGTCAAGGCGCTCCGCGCGAGCATCGACGTCCGGGTGCGGGCGTTCGGCGCTCAGCGCGACGAGGAGGGCACCACCTCCTACAGCGTGCCCGCCGAGCTCTCCTCCGCCAACGCCGCGGTGCAGACGCTCGGCACGGATCTCGAGATCGTGACGGATGTCGCCGGCGCCGACGTCGTGCACAGCCACACCTGGTACGCGAACTTCGCGGGACACCTCGCCTCGCTGCTGCACGGGATCCCGCATATCGTGACGGCACACAGTCTCGAGCCCCTGCGCCCGTGGAAGGCCGAGCAGCTCGGCGGCGGGTACGCGGTCTCGAGCTGGATCGAGAAGTCGGCGTACGAGAGCGCCGCCGCCATCGTCGCGGTGAGCAACGGCATGCGCGAGGACATCCTCCGCAGCTACCCGTCGCTCGACCCTGAGCGCGTGCGGGTGATCTACAACGGGATCGACGTCGAGGCGTGGCATCCGGTCGAGGATCTCGCGCTGCTGGCGGAGCTCGGGATCGACCCGGCGAAGCCGTCGGTGGTCTTCGTCGGACGCATCACGCGGCAGAAGGGGCTGCCGTACTTCCTCCGCGCCGCCGAGCGCCTCCCTGCCGATGTGCAGGTGATCCTCGCCGCCGGCGCGCCCGACACACCGCAGATCATGGCGGAGGTCGAAGGGCTCGTCCGCGGGCTGCAGGCGACCCGCGAGGGCGTGGTGTGGCTGGATCGGATGCTGTCACGCCACGAGCTGTGCACGATCCTCAGCGCGGCGACGACCTTCGTCTGCCCATCGGTCTACGAGCCGCTCGGCATCGTGAACCTCGAGGCCATGGCCTGCGGCGCCGCCGTCGTCGGCACGGCGACCGGCGGCATCCCCGAGGTCGTCGTGGACGGCGTCACCGGGCGCCTCGTGCCGATCGATCAGGTGCAGGACGGCACGGGAACCCCGACCGATCCCGAGCAGTACGTGGCGGATCTCGCGCGCGTGCTCACCGAGGTCGTGAGCGATCCGGAGCGCGCGAGAGAGTACGGCGCGGCCGGGCGGAGGCGCGCGACCGAGGACTTCAGCTGGCAGCGCATCGGCGATCAGACGGCCGAGCTGTACGCGGAGGTGGCCGGCGGCGGCCGATAG
- a CDS encoding alpha/beta hydrolase, which yields MHIILVPGLWLDASSWGDIDPALEAAGHRTHALTMPGVGVPATESAGIGIADWVAATVAQIDRLDGPVVLVGHSGGGNVVYGAVDARPDRVAHVVFLDTFPPGDGGSISEFPVLDGVIPFPGWDFFDESDVADLDPQTRADAAARAKSVPEKVPTDPIRLTDERRRTVPATMITGTVPAAQVREIIAAAPPWAAELAALEHLDIVELGSPGDPTGHWPQFSRPGAVAEAILQAIG from the coding sequence ATGCACATCATCCTCGTTCCCGGGCTGTGGCTCGACGCGTCGTCGTGGGGCGACATCGACCCCGCTCTCGAAGCCGCCGGGCATCGCACCCACGCTCTCACGATGCCCGGAGTCGGCGTCCCCGCCACCGAGTCCGCCGGCATCGGCATCGCGGACTGGGTGGCGGCGACCGTCGCCCAGATCGACCGCCTCGACGGGCCCGTCGTCCTCGTCGGGCACTCCGGTGGCGGCAACGTCGTCTACGGCGCCGTCGACGCCCGACCCGACAGGGTCGCGCATGTCGTGTTCCTCGACACGTTCCCACCCGGAGACGGCGGTTCGATCTCCGAGTTCCCCGTCCTCGACGGCGTGATCCCCTTCCCCGGCTGGGACTTCTTCGACGAGTCCGATGTCGCCGACCTCGATCCGCAGACCAGAGCCGACGCCGCCGCCCGGGCGAAGTCGGTACCCGAGAAGGTGCCGACCGATCCGATCCGTCTCACGGACGAAAGGCGGCGCACCGTGCCGGCGACGATGATCACCGGAACGGTGCCGGCGGCGCAGGTCCGCGAGATCATCGCGGCGGCGCCGCCGTGGGCGGCAGAGCTCGCCGCGCTCGAGCACCTCGACATCGTCGAGCTCGGTTCACCCGGAGACCCCACCGGCCACTGGCCGCAGTTCTCGCGACCCGGCGCGGTCGCCGAGGCGATCCTCCAGGCGATCGGCTGA
- a CDS encoding type B 50S ribosomal protein L31, giving the protein MKTDLHPDYQAVVFRDLGSGETFLTRSTVTSDKTIELDGVEYPVIDVEISSASHPFYTGKQRIMDSAGRVEKFNQRFKNFGGSK; this is encoded by the coding sequence ATGAAGACTGACCTCCACCCGGACTACCAGGCCGTCGTGTTCCGTGACCTCGGCTCGGGCGAGACCTTCCTCACCCGCTCGACGGTGACCAGCGACAAGACGATCGAGCTCGACGGCGTCGAGTACCCCGTCATCGACGTCGAGATCTCGTCGGCCTCGCACCCGTTCTACACGGGCAAGCAGCGCATCATGGACTCGGCCGGTCGTGTCGAGAAGTTCAACCAGCGCTTCAAGAACTTCGGCGGCTCCAAGTAA
- the fabG gene encoding 3-oxoacyl-ACP reductase FabG: protein MSTDRVVLVTGGNRGIGRAIAERFVAEGYRVAVTARSGEGPEGTLTVRADVTDAAAVDAAFTEVENALGPVEIVVANAGITKDTLLLRMTEDDFDSVVSTNLGGAFRVVKRASKGMLRARWGRVVLISSVVGLYGSAGQINYAASKSALVGFARSLTRELGARGITANVVAPGFIETDMTAELADETQAEYKKNIPAGRFASPDEVAGVVTWIASDDAAYISGAVIPVDGGLGMGH from the coding sequence ATGTCCACCGATCGCGTCGTCCTCGTCACCGGCGGAAACCGCGGCATCGGCCGCGCCATCGCGGAGCGCTTCGTCGCCGAGGGCTACAGGGTCGCCGTCACCGCACGCTCCGGCGAGGGTCCCGAGGGAACTCTCACCGTGCGGGCGGACGTGACGGATGCTGCAGCCGTAGACGCCGCGTTCACCGAGGTCGAGAACGCTCTGGGCCCGGTCGAGATCGTGGTCGCGAACGCCGGCATCACGAAGGACACCCTCCTGCTGCGCATGACCGAGGACGACTTCGACAGCGTCGTGTCGACCAACCTCGGCGGCGCGTTCCGTGTCGTCAAGCGCGCCTCGAAGGGCATGCTGCGCGCCCGCTGGGGCCGCGTCGTGCTGATCTCGAGCGTGGTCGGGCTGTACGGCTCGGCGGGCCAGATCAACTACGCCGCTTCCAAGAGCGCGCTCGTCGGCTTCGCCCGATCGCTCACCCGCGAGCTGGGCGCCCGCGGCATCACCGCGAACGTCGTCGCGCCCGGCTTCATCGAGACGGACATGACCGCAGAACTCGCGGATGAGACGCAGGCCGAGTACAAGAAGAACATCCCCGCCGGGCGCTTCGCGTCCCCGGACGAGGTGGCGGGCGTCGTGACGTGGATCGCCTCGGACGACGCCGCCTACATCTCCGGAGCCGTGATCCCCGTCGACGGCGGCCTCGGCATGGGGCACTGA
- a CDS encoding exonuclease domain-containing protein yields MSRPQPAQLPLWDVPDWVRIVGVFDLETTGVDVTADRIVTAHVGLLDASGRVIRARDWLADPGVEIPEGASAIHGISTEHARANGRPAGEVVGEVVAAVSALLDAGIPVVAYNAPFDFSLLKYESLRHGVTPIEDPSPVIDPLVVDKAYDRWRKGKRTLEVVAAHHAVRLDAAHEASADAVAAGRVAQALAERFAPWLPATVHELHTRQIGWARAQAESLTEYFIRIGRLDPDDRLDGRWPIR; encoded by the coding sequence ATGAGCCGCCCGCAACCCGCACAGCTGCCGCTGTGGGATGTGCCGGACTGGGTTCGCATCGTGGGCGTGTTCGACCTCGAGACCACGGGCGTCGACGTCACCGCCGATCGCATCGTGACGGCCCACGTGGGTCTACTCGACGCCTCGGGCCGCGTCATCCGTGCGCGCGACTGGCTCGCCGACCCCGGCGTCGAGATCCCCGAGGGTGCGAGTGCGATCCACGGCATCTCCACCGAGCACGCGCGCGCGAATGGCCGGCCCGCCGGCGAGGTCGTGGGCGAAGTGGTCGCGGCGGTGAGCGCGCTGCTGGACGCAGGCATCCCGGTCGTCGCGTACAACGCGCCGTTCGACTTCTCGCTGCTGAAATACGAGTCGCTGCGGCACGGCGTCACGCCGATCGAGGACCCTTCGCCGGTCATCGACCCTCTCGTGGTCGACAAGGCGTACGACCGGTGGCGCAAGGGCAAGCGCACGCTCGAGGTGGTCGCTGCCCACCACGCCGTGCGGCTGGACGCCGCGCACGAGGCGTCGGCCGACGCGGTGGCGGCGGGCCGCGTCGCCCAGGCGCTCGCCGAGCGCTTCGCGCCGTGGCTGCCCGCGACCGTGCACGAACTGCACACCCGCCAGATCGGCTGGGCCCGGGCGCAAGCCGAGAGCCTCACCGAGTACTTCATCCGCATTGGGCGGCTCGACCCCGACGACCGGCTCGACGGGCGCTGGCCGATCCGCTGA
- the pdhA gene encoding pyruvate dehydrogenase (acetyl-transferring) E1 component subunit alpha: MTMTHTLTPTADLATDIEDVARLLTPDGERIADPELDRWVADVDAATLRGLYRDMVLLRRIDTEGVALQRQGQLGLWPPCQGQEATQIGTARALRADDFAFPSYRETGVVYARGGKPADFVLAWRGEEHSTYNPYDINTATQQIIIGAQALHAVGYAMGVQRDGTDQVSVAYFGDGASSQGDVNEAMVFASSFRAPVVFVCTNNQWAISEPVTVQAKFPIAGRAPGFGIPSMRVDGNDVLACFAAMRWALDNARRGNGPAFIEAVTYRMGPHTTSDDPTRYRDKEEVEKWRRRDPIARVEALLRSRGEFDEAFVGSVEADADALAASVRQAAMTARTRDPLTVLDNVYAEAHSGLAEQREWFGAYLDGFAPAAEGV, from the coding sequence ATGACGATGACGCACACCCTGACACCCACAGCGGATCTCGCGACCGACATCGAGGATGTCGCGCGACTGCTGACCCCCGACGGCGAGCGCATCGCCGACCCCGAGCTCGATCGCTGGGTGGCCGACGTCGACGCCGCGACACTGCGCGGCCTGTACCGCGACATGGTGCTCCTGCGGCGCATCGACACCGAGGGCGTCGCCCTGCAGCGGCAGGGCCAGCTCGGCCTGTGGCCGCCGTGCCAGGGGCAGGAAGCGACCCAGATCGGCACCGCCCGAGCCCTCCGCGCCGACGACTTCGCCTTCCCGAGCTACCGCGAGACCGGCGTGGTCTACGCCCGAGGTGGCAAGCCCGCGGACTTCGTCCTGGCGTGGCGCGGCGAGGAGCACTCGACCTACAACCCCTACGACATCAACACCGCGACGCAGCAGATCATCATCGGCGCACAGGCGCTGCACGCGGTCGGTTACGCGATGGGCGTGCAGCGCGACGGCACAGACCAGGTGTCGGTCGCCTACTTCGGCGACGGCGCGTCCAGCCAGGGCGACGTCAACGAGGCGATGGTCTTCGCCTCCTCCTTCCGCGCTCCCGTGGTGTTCGTATGCACCAACAACCAGTGGGCGATCTCCGAGCCCGTCACGGTGCAGGCGAAGTTCCCGATCGCCGGCCGGGCGCCGGGCTTCGGCATTCCCAGCATGCGCGTCGACGGCAACGACGTGCTGGCGTGCTTCGCCGCGATGCGCTGGGCGCTCGACAACGCGCGCCGCGGCAACGGCCCCGCGTTCATCGAGGCGGTCACGTACCGCATGGGGCCGCACACCACGTCCGACGACCCGACGCGCTACCGCGACAAGGAGGAGGTCGAGAAGTGGCGCCGGCGCGACCCGATCGCCCGCGTCGAGGCGCTGCTGCGGTCGCGCGGCGAGTTCGACGAGGCGTTCGTGGGGAGTGTCGAGGCCGACGCCGACGCCCTCGCGGCGTCGGTGCGCCAGGCGGCGATGACCGCCCGCACCCGCGACCCCCTCACCGTGCTGGACAACGTCTACGCCGAGGCCCACTCGGGCCTCGCCGAGCAGCGCGAGTGGTTCGGCGCGTACCTCGACGGGTTC
- a CDS encoding alpha/beta hydrolase, whose protein sequence is MTAPNPYAPLLDEIPVERRQVAVLGGTTAYWIYGPAGAETTIVAVHGFRGEHHGLEPVVAHLPGVRVISPDLPGFGETPPVPGRIHDLDLYADWLRAFAAAVAPGAVILGHSFGSIVVSAAVAGGLETPRVILVNPIGAPALEGPRGILTRLAVFYYWAGAKLPKGLGEALLRNGLIVRVMSVSMAKTKDSGIRRFVHDQHDTYFSRFADRDVLHDAFVASVSHDVRAFAPRIAQPTLLVAAVRDDITPIEAERELATMFPHADLVEIPDVGHLIHYETPAAAADAITRFLAPSDADTR, encoded by the coding sequence GTGACCGCGCCGAACCCGTACGCCCCGCTCCTCGACGAGATCCCCGTCGAGCGGCGCCAGGTCGCTGTGCTGGGTGGCACGACGGCGTACTGGATCTACGGCCCCGCAGGCGCCGAGACGACCATCGTCGCGGTGCACGGCTTCCGCGGCGAGCACCACGGGCTCGAGCCCGTCGTCGCGCACCTGCCGGGCGTGCGGGTGATCTCGCCGGACCTTCCCGGCTTCGGCGAGACGCCTCCCGTTCCCGGGCGCATCCACGACCTCGACCTGTACGCGGACTGGCTGCGGGCGTTCGCCGCGGCCGTCGCACCCGGAGCCGTGATCCTCGGGCATTCGTTCGGCTCGATCGTCGTCTCGGCCGCCGTCGCCGGTGGCCTCGAGACGCCGCGGGTGATCCTCGTGAACCCGATCGGCGCTCCGGCGCTCGAAGGTCCACGGGGCATCCTCACGCGTCTCGCGGTCTTCTACTACTGGGCCGGCGCGAAGCTCCCGAAGGGCCTGGGAGAGGCGCTGCTGCGCAATGGCCTCATCGTGCGGGTGATGAGCGTCTCGATGGCGAAGACCAAGGACTCCGGCATCCGTCGATTCGTGCACGATCAGCACGACACCTACTTCTCGCGCTTCGCGGACCGCGACGTGCTGCACGACGCGTTCGTCGCGTCGGTGTCGCACGATGTGCGCGCGTTCGCTCCGCGCATCGCGCAGCCGACGCTGCTGGTGGCCGCCGTCAGGGACGACATCACGCCGATCGAGGCCGAGCGGGAGCTCGCGACGATGTTCCCGCACGCTGATCTCGTCGAGATCCCCGACGTCGGCCACCTCATCCACTACGAGACGCCGGCGGCCGCCGCCGACGCGATCACGCGGTTTCTCGCGCCTTCCGACGCCGATACGCGTTGA
- a CDS encoding Lrp/AsnC family transcriptional regulator gives MSALDHVDLELLTALSADPRATVVALAERLGLSRNTVQARMSRLEKGGVFLSYERAISSASLGFPIEAFISVIVRQADLPRIAVELARVPEVVQAHGLSGQVDLLVRVACRDTQHLFDTDARILAIEGVERTETSLVMGEVIAHRVTPLMELARRDS, from the coding sequence ATGAGTGCCCTCGATCACGTCGACCTGGAGCTGCTGACAGCGCTCTCCGCCGACCCCCGCGCGACCGTCGTCGCACTCGCCGAACGACTCGGTCTCTCGCGCAACACCGTCCAGGCGCGCATGTCGCGGCTGGAGAAGGGCGGGGTCTTCCTGTCGTACGAGCGAGCCATCTCGTCCGCCTCCCTCGGGTTCCCCATCGAGGCCTTCATCAGCGTCATCGTGCGGCAGGCCGACCTGCCCCGCATCGCCGTCGAGCTCGCCCGCGTCCCCGAGGTCGTGCAGGCGCACGGACTGTCGGGTCAGGTGGATCTGCTGGTGCGGGTCGCGTGCCGCGACACCCAGCACCTGTTCGACACGGACGCCCGCATCCTCGCCATCGAGGGCGTGGAGCGCACCGAGACGTCGCTGGTCATGGGCGAAGTCATCGCCCACCGCGTGACGCCGCTCATGGAGCTGGCGCGGCGGGACTCATAG
- the serB gene encoding phosphoserine phosphatase SerB, with protein sequence MPVAPARFLVVLDADSTLIRNEVIELIADEAGRGAEVAAATEAAMRGEVDFATSLRSRVEALEGVPVTAFARVLARIEPTPGVRELVAAVHERGGAVGVVSGGFHEILDTVAPELGVDVWRANRLATSDGALSGTVDGGIVDAAGKAAALREWADERDVPLSRTLAIGDGANDLEMMAVAGLGVAFNAKPAVRERADVVVGPIDLAEVIPLLP encoded by the coding sequence ATGCCTGTCGCCCCCGCCCGCTTCCTCGTCGTGCTCGACGCCGACTCCACGCTCATCCGCAACGAGGTCATCGAGCTGATCGCCGACGAGGCGGGACGCGGCGCGGAGGTCGCCGCGGCGACGGAGGCCGCGATGCGCGGCGAGGTCGACTTCGCGACCAGCCTGCGCTCGCGTGTCGAAGCTCTCGAAGGCGTGCCTGTGACGGCGTTCGCGCGCGTGCTCGCGCGCATCGAGCCGACGCCGGGTGTGCGAGAACTCGTCGCGGCCGTGCACGAGCGCGGCGGCGCCGTCGGCGTCGTGTCGGGCGGGTTCCACGAGATCCTCGACACCGTCGCCCCAGAGCTCGGCGTCGACGTGTGGCGCGCCAACCGTCTCGCGACGAGCGACGGCGCCCTGAGCGGCACCGTCGACGGCGGGATCGTGGATGCCGCGGGCAAGGCCGCCGCCCTCCGCGAATGGGCCGACGAGCGCGATGTGCCGCTCAGCCGCACGCTCGCAATCGGCGACGGCGCGAATGACCTCGAGATGATGGCGGTCGCCGGGCTCGGCGTCGCGTTCAACGCGAAGCCCGCGGTGCGCGAGCGCGCCGACGTGGTCGTCGGCCCGATCGACCTCGCCGAGGTCATCCCGCTGCTGCCGTAG